A single genomic interval of Terriglobales bacterium harbors:
- a CDS encoding fibronectin type III domain-containing protein has translation MNRRATAAIFTSILLVSGVAALGQQPIAPGRIKVYLASPNVSPPLRHLPPLSDKRVPREMPIRFPHPAAPGTPAPDPALQDTAGPAVATSTGFGFDGIGVGLGTYSPSSAPPDTNGDVGATQYVQWVNTSFAIFDKATGALLYGPAAGNTLFAGVGGPCQNDNDGDPIVQYDQLANRWVLTQLAGVDSGPPYYQCVAVSMTSDATGSYWRYVWAIDDLNDYPKLSVWPNAYYLTFNRFLFGILFSGASACALERSDMLIGQPAWMICYNLSSSYASLLPGDLDGNNLPPPGAPGLFFNLGTNSVNLWRMQPDFVTPDNTTLTGPINIPVAAFTRACAQSCVPQPNTSQRLDALGDRPMYRLAYRNFGDHESLVVNHSIVAGSSIGVRWYEIRNPFGSPVVFQQGTFAPDNEYRWMGSIAMDAAGNIAVGYSVSSGVTRPSIRYTGRVASDPLGTMQGETAIIDGTGSQLPSLNRWGDYSSMTVDAADDCTFWYTTEYLKNDGTFNWSTRIASFSFPGCAAPPASPPNAPSGLLAAGTSSSQIDLAWTDNSDNEDGFRVERCTGTAAFCDASPGNFSQIVQLPANSNAYSDTGLSASTTFAYRVRAFNGAGDSGYSNTAEASTQAPPPPPSPPAAPSGLSAVAGSSGNSRFVNLSWTDNSNNEDNFTLERCQVNKNGVCNFTVIATLAVNSTAYTDNGVSRRKAYRYRIKARNSVGDSAYSNTAQVTTP, from the coding sequence ATGAATCGCCGTGCTACGGCTGCAATCTTCACGTCCATTCTTCTAGTTTCGGGGGTTGCGGCCCTGGGGCAACAGCCGATTGCCCCGGGCCGGATCAAGGTGTACCTTGCATCGCCCAACGTCTCGCCGCCGTTGCGGCACCTGCCGCCCCTTTCGGACAAGCGTGTGCCGCGGGAGATGCCCATCCGGTTCCCTCATCCTGCGGCTCCGGGCACACCTGCACCTGACCCTGCTTTGCAGGACACGGCCGGACCCGCGGTCGCCACGTCCACCGGTTTCGGTTTCGATGGGATTGGGGTGGGATTGGGGACGTACTCGCCCAGCTCTGCACCTCCGGATACCAACGGCGACGTCGGCGCCACGCAGTACGTGCAATGGGTGAACACGTCGTTCGCCATCTTCGACAAGGCGACGGGTGCGCTGCTGTACGGTCCAGCCGCCGGCAACACGCTGTTTGCCGGCGTCGGCGGGCCCTGCCAGAACGATAACGATGGCGACCCTATCGTGCAGTACGACCAGCTCGCCAACCGCTGGGTCCTGACGCAGCTTGCCGGAGTGGATTCAGGCCCTCCTTATTACCAGTGCGTCGCGGTGTCCATGACTTCGGATGCCACGGGCTCCTACTGGCGCTACGTTTGGGCGATTGACGACCTGAATGACTATCCGAAGCTGAGCGTCTGGCCGAACGCCTACTACCTGACGTTCAACCGGTTCCTGTTCGGCATCCTGTTCTCGGGCGCCAGTGCCTGCGCTCTGGAGCGCAGCGACATGCTCATCGGGCAGCCGGCCTGGATGATCTGCTACAACCTCAGTTCTTCCTACGCCAGCCTGCTTCCCGGCGATCTCGACGGAAACAACCTGCCGCCACCCGGGGCGCCGGGATTGTTCTTCAACCTGGGGACCAATTCCGTGAACCTTTGGCGGATGCAGCCTGACTTCGTCACTCCGGACAACACCACGCTGACCGGCCCGATCAACATCCCGGTGGCGGCATTCACCCGTGCCTGCGCGCAATCGTGCGTTCCACAGCCCAATACCAGCCAGAGGCTCGACGCCCTCGGCGACCGTCCCATGTACCGCCTGGCTTATCGCAACTTCGGCGACCATGAATCGCTGGTGGTAAATCACTCCATCGTGGCGGGAAGCAGCATCGGGGTACGCTGGTACGAGATCCGAAATCCCTTCGGAAGCCCGGTTGTGTTCCAGCAGGGAACCTTCGCGCCGGACAACGAGTACCGCTGGATGGGGAGCATCGCCATGGACGCGGCGGGCAACATCGCGGTGGGTTACAGCGTTTCGAGCGGTGTTACGCGGCCGAGCATCCGTTACACCGGACGCGTGGCTTCCGACCCGCTGGGGACGATGCAGGGCGAGACCGCCATCATCGACGGCACGGGCTCGCAGCTTCCCAGCTTGAATCGCTGGGGCGACTACAGCAGCATGACGGTGGATGCGGCCGACGACTGCACGTTCTGGTACACCACCGAGTATCTGAAAAACGACGGCACCTTCAACTGGAGCACTCGCATCGCTTCCTTCAGCTTCCCGGGTTGTGCCGCGCCACCGGCCTCCCCGCCGAACGCTCCGTCTGGTCTCCTGGCCGCCGGCACGTCCAGCAGTCAGATCGACCTGGCCTGGACGGACAACTCGGACAATGAGGACGGCTTCCGCGTCGAACGCTGCACGGGCACGGCTGCCTTCTGCGATGCCAGTCCCGGCAACTTCAGCCAGATCGTCCAACTGCCGGCGAACTCCAACGCCTACAGCGACACCGGCTTGAGCGCCTCCACCACCTTCGCCTATCGCGTGCGCGCGTTCAACGGCGCCGGAGACTCGGGTTACTCGAACACGGCGGAGGCCAGCACGCAAGCGCCTCCTCCACCGCCCAGTCCACCCGCGGCACCGAGTGGACTCTCTGCCGTGGCCGGCAGTTCGGGTAACAGCCGCTTCGTGAATCTGAGCTGGACGGACAACTCCAACAATGAGGACAACTTCACCCTCGAGCGCTGCCAGGTCAACAAGAACGGAGTGTGCAACTTCACCGTGATTGCTACCTTGGCAGTGAACTCCACGGCCTACACGGATAACGGCGTTTCGCGGCGCAAGGCCTACCGCTATCGGATCAAGGCCCGCAACAGCGTCGGCGATTCGGCCTACTCCAATACCGCTCAGGTGACAACGCCGTAA